In the Pseudomonas sp. ADAK2 genome, one interval contains:
- a CDS encoding DUF1254 domain-containing protein, whose product MQLEKAPRLILASLSILLSGSTWANFTATPEEARGIAKEAYLYGFPVVEMYKTLYTQAVDTTGENFKAPFNKIGNTAKAFTAKDTAFVTPNADTPYSFIWMDLRAEPLVLTLPPIEEHRYYSVQLIDAYTQNFAYLGTRSTGNNGGHFMIAGPNWQGQQPVEMDRLVRSESNIAYALFRTQLFDDKDLAKVKQIQKGYKVETLSHYVKHKAPPAAKKVAWPKPTPTMSDTPDLFRYLNFMLAFAPAQDAEKDLLARFAKIGIEAGEPFKLTDFTADQRQALEDGISDAKAEFAEFKKTKVDTHEVSSGDFFGTRDHLNGNYLYRYAGANMGIFGSAEEANYIGYFVDKDGQPVDASKHDYTLHFNKGALPPADAFWSLTMYDGKNKLLVANPLNRYLINSRMLPDLKLDADGGLTLYVQQKAPAQDLQSNWLPAPDGPFYGVLRLYLPKPEVASGQWQMPLLNKVGP is encoded by the coding sequence ATGCAGCTTGAAAAAGCCCCACGCTTGATACTCGCCAGTCTCTCAATCCTGTTGAGTGGCAGCACCTGGGCCAACTTCACCGCCACCCCGGAAGAAGCCCGGGGCATCGCCAAGGAAGCCTATTTGTACGGTTTCCCGGTGGTGGAGATGTACAAGACCCTCTACACCCAGGCCGTGGACACCACGGGCGAGAACTTCAAGGCGCCGTTCAATAAAATCGGCAACACCGCCAAGGCCTTCACCGCCAAGGACACCGCGTTTGTCACGCCGAATGCCGACACGCCCTACTCGTTCATCTGGATGGACCTGCGCGCCGAACCACTGGTGTTGACCCTGCCGCCGATTGAAGAGCACCGCTATTACTCCGTGCAATTGATCGACGCCTATACGCAGAATTTTGCCTATCTGGGCACCCGCAGCACCGGCAACAATGGCGGGCATTTCATGATTGCCGGGCCGAACTGGCAGGGCCAGCAACCGGTGGAAATGGATCGCCTGGTGCGCAGCGAAAGCAACATCGCCTATGCGCTGTTCCGCACGCAGTTGTTCGACGACAAAGACCTGGCCAAGGTCAAGCAGATCCAGAAAGGCTACAAGGTCGAAACCCTGAGCCATTACGTCAAACACAAAGCCCCGCCCGCCGCAAAGAAAGTCGCCTGGCCCAAGCCGACACCGACCATGAGCGACACCCCGGACCTGTTCCGCTACCTGAACTTCATGCTCGCCTTCGCCCCGGCCCAGGACGCGGAAAAAGACCTGCTGGCGCGCTTCGCCAAAATCGGGATCGAGGCCGGCGAGCCGTTCAAGCTCACGGACTTCACCGCTGATCAACGCCAGGCGCTTGAAGACGGCATCAGCGACGCCAAGGCGGAATTCGCCGAGTTCAAGAAAACCAAGGTCGATACCCACGAGGTCAGCAGCGGCGATTTCTTCGGCACTCGCGATCACCTCAACGGCAACTACCTGTACCGCTACGCCGGCGCCAACATGGGGATCTTCGGCTCCGCGGAAGAGGCGAACTACATTGGTTACTTCGTCGACAAGGACGGCCAGCCGGTGGACGCCTCGAAACACGACTACACCCTGCATTTCAACAAGGGCGCCCTGCCCCCGGCTGATGCGTTCTGGTCCCTGACGATGTACGACGGCAAGAACAAATTGCTGGTGGCCAACCCGCTGAATCGCTACCTGATCAACTCGCGGATGCTGCCCGACCTCAAGCTCGATGCCGACGGTGGCTTGACCCTGTACGTCCAGCAAAAGGCACCGGCCCAGGACCTTCAAAGCAATTGGCTGCCTGCACCGGACGGCCCGTTCTATGGGGTTTTGCGCCTGTACCTGCCAAAACCGGAAGTTGCCAGCGGCCAGTGGCAAATGCCGCTGCTCAATAAAGTCGGGCCCTAA
- a CDS encoding transporter has product MTPRKGMTALTLALTPLLSQADNARDWQNLPTDLNMVFGYYNRIDTNTPIDTALPIDGLSLDANLYIARYARSFAVDGRNSAIQILQPYADISASFDNAQFFDGTKHNGGMADTQFVLVHNLFGGPALTKEEFANWTPETFLTGALWITAPTGDYDKDRIINIGSNRWAFKPEIAFGTPIGPTWLEFNTYVSMYGDNDDYHGNGKLEQKPLYAIETHYSYTLNRALWASLDATYNRGGETRINGDWQDNKQENGLFGASVGFMLSPQFGGLIAYSDTVSERTGSPDVNTWTLRLQYAW; this is encoded by the coding sequence ATGACACCCCGAAAAGGAATGACGGCGCTGACGCTGGCCCTGACCCCGCTATTGAGCCAGGCCGACAACGCCCGCGACTGGCAGAACCTGCCGACCGACCTGAACATGGTGTTCGGCTATTACAACCGCATCGACACCAACACGCCGATCGACACCGCGCTGCCGATCGATGGCCTGTCCCTGGACGCCAACCTGTACATCGCCCGCTACGCCCGATCCTTTGCGGTGGACGGGCGCAACAGTGCGATCCAGATCCTGCAACCCTACGCCGACATTTCCGCGTCGTTCGACAACGCCCAGTTTTTCGATGGCACCAAGCACAACGGCGGCATGGCCGACACCCAGTTTGTGCTGGTGCACAACCTGTTCGGCGGCCCGGCGCTGACCAAGGAAGAGTTCGCCAACTGGACCCCGGAAACCTTCCTCACCGGTGCGCTGTGGATTACCGCCCCGACCGGGGATTACGACAAGGACCGGATCATCAACATCGGCTCCAACCGCTGGGCCTTCAAGCCGGAAATTGCTTTCGGTACGCCCATCGGCCCGACCTGGCTGGAGTTCAACACCTACGTGTCGATGTACGGCGACAACGACGACTATCACGGCAACGGCAAGCTTGAGCAAAAACCGCTCTACGCCATCGAAACCCACTACAGCTACACCCTCAACCGCGCGTTATGGGCCTCGCTCGACGCCACGTATAACCGTGGCGGCGAAACCAGAATCAACGGCGACTGGCAGGACAACAAACAGGAAAACGGCCTGTTCGGCGCCAGCGTCGGGTTCATGCTGTCGCCGCAGTTCGGCGGTTTGATCGCCTACTCGGACACGGTTTCGGAGCGTACCGGTTCACCGGACGTCAACACCTGGACCTTGCGCTTGCAGTACGCCTGGTAA
- a CDS encoding AAA family ATPase: MTALTDLNALQASIAESVLGQDQVIRQILLGLLANGHLLLESLPGLAKTRTVKALAKHLDAKMSRIQFTPDLLPSDITGAEVLHQVEGKNEIRFQPGPLFGNLILADEINRAPAKVQAALLEAMEERQITVAGNSHGLPDLFIVVATQNPIEQEGTYPLPEAQMDRFLMKVLLDYPSAENESQVLRLLREEEFALGAKTAPVPGFALSQEVIFAARREVSGIHVSPAIDTYLIDLINATRHPADYDADLGRWIAIGASPRGGIGLDRCARADAWLQGQDFVSPDNVRAVVHPVLRHRLQLSYDAVADGVTADQVLDRLLDTVAIPA; the protein is encoded by the coding sequence ATGACCGCACTCACTGATTTAAACGCCCTGCAAGCCAGTATCGCCGAGTCCGTCCTCGGCCAGGATCAGGTGATCCGGCAGATCCTGCTCGGACTCCTGGCCAACGGTCATTTGTTGCTGGAAAGCCTGCCCGGCCTGGCCAAGACCCGCACGGTCAAGGCCCTGGCCAAGCACCTGGACGCGAAGATGAGCCGCATCCAGTTCACCCCGGACCTGCTGCCGTCGGACATCACCGGCGCCGAGGTGCTGCATCAAGTTGAAGGCAAGAACGAAATCCGCTTCCAGCCCGGGCCGCTGTTCGGCAATTTGATCCTCGCCGATGAGATCAACCGCGCCCCGGCCAAGGTTCAGGCTGCCTTGCTGGAAGCCATGGAAGAACGGCAGATCACCGTGGCCGGCAACAGCCATGGGCTGCCGGACCTGTTCATTGTCGTGGCGACGCAAAACCCCATCGAACAGGAAGGCACCTACCCGCTGCCGGAAGCGCAGATGGATCGTTTCCTGATGAAAGTGCTGCTGGATTACCCGAGCGCGGAAAACGAGAGCCAGGTGCTGCGGCTGTTGCGCGAAGAGGAGTTTGCGTTGGGCGCCAAGACCGCGCCGGTGCCGGGCTTTGCGCTGTCGCAGGAAGTGATTTTTGCTGCACGCCGTGAGGTCAGCGGCATTCATGTGTCCCCGGCCATCGATACCTACCTGATCGACTTGATCAACGCTACGCGCCACCCGGCGGATTACGACGCCGACCTCGGGCGCTGGATCGCCATTGGCGCCAGCCCCCGTGGCGGTATTGGCCTGGACCGTTGCGCCCGCGCCGATGCCTGGCTGCAAGGGCAGGATTTCGTCTCGCCGGACAACGTGCGCGCCGTGGTGCATCCGGTGCTGCGTCATCGTTTGCAATTGAGTTATGACGCGGTGGCTGACGGCGTGACGGCGGATCAGGTGCTGGATCGATTGCTCGACACAGTGGCGATTCCCGCATGA
- a CDS encoding DUF58 domain-containing protein, whose protein sequence is MNTDGLVYVSLAQLMALEFKARDLSFLTRQPQGSILAGNHASRLRGRGLNFDELRRYQPGDDLRHLDWRASLRTGKPVVRTFTEERDRPALILVDQRMSMFFGSQHSFKSAIAAELGALAAWMVFNAGDRVGGLVFNDQRIDSIAPLRSRKRLEALCSRIAQHNQELNAANPDFEDEDQLDKVLQHCLAVAGHDHLICIVSDFAGAGERTLKLMRQLAAHNDVIAMQVYDPLALNLPNNGRLLVTQGQLQVELAVEQRRVHEPLGDFLSGRLKDVATLLRRSQVPLMMFSTATAAHEQLRAELGKLSGGRR, encoded by the coding sequence ATGAACACCGACGGTCTGGTCTATGTCTCTCTGGCGCAGTTGATGGCGCTGGAATTCAAGGCCCGTGACCTGAGTTTCCTCACGCGCCAGCCGCAAGGCAGCATCCTCGCCGGCAACCACGCCTCGCGTTTGCGTGGTCGTGGCTTGAATTTCGATGAGTTGCGCCGCTACCAGCCGGGTGACGACTTGCGTCACCTCGACTGGCGCGCGTCCCTGCGCACCGGCAAACCGGTGGTGCGCACGTTTACCGAAGAGCGCGACCGCCCGGCCTTGATCCTGGTGGATCAGCGCATGTCGATGTTCTTCGGCTCGCAACACAGCTTCAAATCGGCCATCGCTGCCGAACTCGGCGCACTCGCGGCGTGGATGGTGTTCAACGCCGGCGACCGGGTTGGCGGGCTGGTGTTCAACGATCAACGCATCGACAGCATCGCCCCGCTGCGCAGCCGTAAACGGCTCGAAGCGCTGTGCAGCCGCATCGCCCAGCACAATCAGGAGCTGAACGCCGCCAATCCGGACTTTGAAGATGAAGATCAACTCGACAAGGTCTTGCAGCATTGCCTGGCCGTGGCCGGTCACGATCATTTGATCTGCATCGTCAGCGACTTTGCCGGGGCCGGCGAACGCACCTTGAAGTTGATGCGGCAACTGGCGGCCCACAACGATGTGATCGCCATGCAGGTCTACGACCCCTTGGCGCTGAACCTGCCGAACAACGGGCGTTTGCTGGTGACCCAGGGCCAGTTGCAGGTGGAACTGGCGGTGGAACAGCGGCGGGTGCATGAACCGCTGGGGGACTTTCTCAGTGGGCGGCTCAAGGACGTCGCCACGTTGCTGCGCCGCAGTCAGGTGCCGCTGATGATGTTCAGCACCGCCACCGCGGCCCACGAACAATTGCGCGCCGAATTGGGAAAACTCAGCGGCGGCCGGCGATGA
- a CDS encoding DUF4381 domain-containing protein, producing the protein MNPNVPSIEQLQELGLPAPVSYAPQTWGWWVLLGALVVMVLLVSARKVWQWRRDRYRREGLVRLAELQRRSDDLSALRELPELLKRVALSIPNPVGARLAREGRYAVPLKDRVIVLRGQASLLQGVGALGGDDWQAFLVRHSAQPLPADFSQQLAQLAYAPDATLLALPDEHRQQLFATCKRWVEHHHVAV; encoded by the coding sequence ATGAACCCGAACGTTCCGAGTATCGAACAGCTCCAGGAGCTGGGATTGCCCGCGCCGGTCAGTTACGCGCCGCAGACGTGGGGCTGGTGGGTGTTGCTCGGTGCGTTGGTGGTCATGGTGCTGCTGGTGAGCGCGCGCAAGGTTTGGCAATGGCGCCGGGATCGTTATCGGCGGGAAGGGTTGGTGCGGTTGGCGGAGTTGCAACGGCGTAGTGATGATTTGAGTGCGTTGCGTGAACTTCCTGAACTGCTAAAACGCGTCGCCCTGTCGATCCCCAATCCTGTAGGGGCGAGGCTTGCCCGCGAAGGCCGTTACGCGGTCCCTCTGAAAGACCGCGTCATCGTTCTTCGCGGGCAAGCCTCGCTCCTACAGGGGGTGGGTGCGTTGGGAGGTGATGACTGGCAGGCTTTTCTGGTGCGGCACAGTGCGCAACCACTGCCCGCCGATTTCAGCCAGCAACTGGCGCAGCTGGCCTACGCCCCCGACGCGACATTGCTGGCACTACCGGACGAACACCGCCAACAGCTCTTCGCCACCTGCAAACGCTGGGTGGAGCATCATCATGTGGCAGTTTGA
- a CDS encoding vWA domain-containing protein, whose product MWQFDYPWLLLLLPLPWFGYRYLPAYREARSAVRVPFFSAMSRAIGQAPSTPGSRNNRWQLLLNLLVWTLLLIAVARPVYVEKPIERQQPVRDLMLAIDISQSMETTDFTDANGQKINRLAAVKEVVHGFIGKRKDDRLGLIVFGSGAYPQAPLTLDHASLSLLLDDTGIGMAGPNTAIGDAIGLSLKLLDQAHEQEKVLILLTDGNDTSSAITPDHAAAMAAAKGVVIHTIGIGDPTAEGETKVNLQGLQQIAEATGGKFFRAEDRTALNKVYSTLDQLTPHQVKTLSHQPKRDLFWWPLGAAMALLALYHLGALLRPRLSMARQRQEV is encoded by the coding sequence ATGTGGCAGTTTGATTACCCCTGGCTGTTACTGCTGCTGCCGTTGCCGTGGTTCGGTTACCGCTACCTGCCCGCTTACCGCGAGGCTCGCAGCGCCGTTCGCGTGCCATTCTTCAGCGCCATGAGCCGTGCGATCGGCCAGGCGCCCAGCACCCCCGGCAGTCGCAACAACCGCTGGCAGCTGCTGTTGAATCTGCTGGTCTGGACGCTGTTGCTGATCGCCGTGGCTCGCCCGGTCTACGTCGAAAAACCCATCGAGCGTCAGCAACCGGTGCGCGATTTGATGTTGGCCATCGACATTTCCCAGTCCATGGAAACCACCGATTTCACCGATGCCAACGGTCAGAAGATCAATCGCCTCGCCGCCGTCAAAGAGGTGGTCCACGGCTTTATTGGCAAGCGCAAAGATGATCGCCTGGGCCTGATCGTGTTCGGCAGCGGCGCTTATCCGCAAGCGCCGCTGACCCTCGATCATGCCAGCCTGTCGTTGTTGCTGGACGACACCGGCATCGGCATGGCCGGACCCAATACGGCCATCGGCGATGCCATCGGCCTGAGCCTGAAACTGTTGGATCAGGCCCACGAACAAGAGAAAGTGCTGATCCTGCTCACCGACGGCAACGACACCAGCAGCGCCATCACCCCGGACCACGCCGCCGCGATGGCTGCAGCCAAGGGCGTGGTGATTCACACCATCGGCATCGGCGACCCGACGGCGGAAGGCGAGACCAAGGTCAACCTGCAAGGCTTGCAGCAAATCGCCGAGGCCACGGGCGGCAAGTTCTTCCGTGCTGAAGACCGCACGGCGCTGAATAAGGTCTACAGCACCCTCGACCAACTCACCCCGCATCAGGTGAAAACCCTCAGCCATCAGCCCAAACGTGATCTGTTCTGGTGGCCGTTGGGCGCTGCAATGGCGTTGCTGGCGTTGTATCACCTGGGCGCCCTGCTCCGTCCGCGCCTGTCGATGGCCCGTCAACGGCAGGAGGTCTGA
- a CDS encoding VWA domain-containing protein, with protein MEINLSDFHFLRPLWLLLALFGALLPLLWRRSHDLQRRLRGTIAEHLLPHLLITPQDQQRLRPVHLVCALLILGALAAAGPTWEQDRPDFLENRAPLIIAIDLSPSMDASDVPPSRLEAAKHKLHDLIQRRAGARSGLIAYAGSAHLVLPPTDDPALLDTFIQALSTDLIAKSGKDVGAVVEQAKRLLAAEKTPGTLLLITDGADTPQLNGLNKLLDNSPLQVLILAVGSEDGGIIHDASGQPRTDSNGRPALGRFDQAALKQLASAVDAPLGSLTLTNDDLDWVELHAQQHFQSASAEQRELHWKDAGYWLCWPLLLIAFFSVRKGWSLNWMAGLLLALGIGLQPSSAEANGLTDAFFTRDQQGRWAFEHQHFPQAAALFVDPYWKGIAAYNAADYDLALASFARLETPQAYFYLGNIYVKRFKFDQAIAAYTQALKLQPQFPQATANLALAIALQKDTDSAEQNAPEVKPDEIKMDKAPGKGQSKPVQTEQAASDEVWLQNLSTSPAKFLKQKFNLQDQQTRGAP; from the coding sequence ATGGAGATCAATCTCAGCGACTTCCATTTCCTGCGCCCACTGTGGCTTTTACTTGCACTGTTCGGCGCGCTGCTACCGCTGTTGTGGCGCCGTAGCCATGATCTGCAACGGCGCTTGCGCGGCACTATCGCCGAGCACTTGCTGCCGCACTTGTTGATCACGCCGCAGGACCAGCAGCGGCTGCGCCCGGTGCATCTGGTCTGCGCCCTGTTGATCCTCGGCGCCCTCGCTGCTGCCGGCCCGACCTGGGAACAGGATCGCCCGGACTTCCTGGAAAACCGTGCGCCGCTGATCATCGCCATCGACCTGTCGCCATCGATGGACGCCAGCGATGTACCACCGAGTCGCCTGGAAGCAGCGAAACACAAGCTCCACGACCTGATCCAGCGCCGCGCCGGGGCCCGCAGCGGCTTGATCGCCTACGCCGGCAGCGCACACCTGGTGTTACCGCCCACTGACGATCCAGCGTTGCTCGACACCTTTATCCAGGCCTTGAGCACTGACCTGATCGCCAAGTCCGGGAAAGACGTCGGCGCGGTGGTCGAGCAAGCCAAGCGCCTGCTGGCCGCCGAGAAAACTCCGGGCACGTTGTTGCTGATCACCGATGGCGCAGACACGCCCCAGCTGAACGGTCTCAACAAGCTGCTGGATAACAGCCCGTTGCAAGTGCTGATCCTTGCCGTCGGCAGCGAAGACGGCGGGATCATCCACGACGCCAGCGGCCAGCCGCGCACCGACAGCAATGGGCGGCCGGCGCTGGGCCGTTTCGATCAGGCGGCGCTCAAGCAACTGGCCTCGGCGGTGGATGCGCCACTGGGCAGCCTGACGCTGACTAACGATGACCTCGACTGGGTCGAACTGCACGCCCAGCAGCATTTCCAGAGTGCCAGTGCCGAACAGCGCGAACTGCACTGGAAAGACGCCGGTTATTGGCTGTGTTGGCCGCTGCTGTTGATCGCGTTCTTCAGCGTGCGCAAGGGTTGGAGCCTGAACTGGATGGCCGGTTTGCTGCTGGCGCTGGGCATTGGCCTGCAACCTTCCAGCGCCGAAGCCAACGGGCTCACCGATGCATTTTTTACCCGGGACCAGCAAGGTCGTTGGGCCTTCGAGCACCAGCATTTTCCGCAGGCGGCGGCGCTGTTTGTCGATCCGTACTGGAAAGGCATTGCCGCCTACAACGCCGCCGATTACGACCTGGCACTGGCGAGTTTTGCGCGACTGGAAACACCTCAGGCGTATTTCTACCTGGGCAATATCTACGTGAAGCGTTTCAAGTTCGATCAGGCGATTGCCGCGTACACCCAGGCTTTGAAGTTGCAACCGCAATTCCCGCAAGCGACGGCTAATCTGGCACTGGCCATCGCCTTGCAAAAAGACACCGACAGCGCCGAGCAGAACGCTCCCGAGGTCAAGCCGGACGAGATCAAGATGGACAAGGCACCGGGCAAGGGCCAGAGCAAACCGGTGCAGACCGAACAAGCGGCGTCGGATGAGGTGTGGTTGCAGAACCTCAGTACATCGCCGGCCAAGTTCTTGAAGCAGAAATTCAATTTGCAGGATCAGCAGACCCGGGGGGCGCCATGA
- a CDS encoding BatD family protein gives MRIIGALLVWLLSATAFADEPLLRVQARVQPVDSIMVGGLVELQLDVLTDTWFTDAPTLPDLTLNGALVMPPNGHAQHLNQTLDGKSFNGMRYSYLITPSLAQGFDIPALTVRATPAQASAPLSAQSQPLHFTAAQPPGFQAGEAVLVASGLRFSQQTFSSATPLKVGDSLTRQLTLQADGALAMSLPTPSMAEVSGLSRYPKAPQVSTLDDGRGHFNGGQRIDTVTYRIDTQGRYSLPAIQVKWWDASTRQTRTAEVPAVTFEAAANSAYRPVFSISEDLKKLGQQSRVHLSGHWLGGLAILVIVALLGHFLRPLVRRAWLARQARHQVRQTAWLQSADYAWQQIPGQIEGKPAQLSALYLWLRRSRQGLKLTDLGPRLQTLLRACYGRTPTEDQALRQLKQSLATLQSQAQRHKAPAPPALRPLNPVHEKDFP, from the coding sequence ATGAGGATTATTGGCGCGTTGCTGGTGTGGCTGTTGTCGGCGACTGCATTCGCCGATGAACCCCTGTTGCGGGTGCAGGCCCGGGTGCAACCGGTGGATTCGATCATGGTCGGCGGCCTCGTCGAGCTGCAGCTTGATGTCCTTACCGACACCTGGTTCACCGACGCCCCGACCTTGCCCGACCTGACACTCAACGGCGCGCTGGTCATGCCGCCCAACGGTCACGCGCAACACTTGAACCAGACCCTTGACGGCAAATCCTTCAACGGTATGCGCTACAGCTACCTGATCACGCCCAGCCTGGCCCAGGGTTTCGACATTCCGGCGTTGACCGTACGTGCCACGCCGGCCCAAGCCAGTGCGCCACTGAGCGCCCAGAGCCAACCGCTGCACTTCACGGCCGCGCAACCGCCAGGGTTCCAGGCTGGTGAAGCGGTACTGGTGGCCAGCGGTCTGCGTTTCAGCCAACAAACTTTCAGCTCGGCAACGCCATTGAAGGTCGGTGACAGCCTCACCCGGCAACTGACCCTGCAAGCGGATGGCGCCCTGGCGATGTCACTGCCGACGCCGTCAATGGCCGAGGTCAGCGGCCTCAGCCGTTACCCGAAAGCCCCGCAGGTCAGCACCCTGGACGATGGGCGCGGCCACTTCAACGGCGGGCAGCGCATCGACACCGTGACCTACCGGATCGACACCCAAGGTCGCTACAGCCTGCCGGCCATCCAAGTGAAATGGTGGGACGCCAGCACCCGGCAGACCCGCACCGCCGAAGTGCCGGCCGTCACGTTTGAAGCCGCCGCCAACAGCGCTTATCGCCCGGTGTTCTCCATCAGCGAAGACCTGAAAAAACTCGGCCAGCAGAGCCGCGTGCACCTGTCCGGGCATTGGCTGGGCGGGCTGGCGATCCTGGTGATCGTGGCGTTGCTTGGCCACTTCCTCCGCCCGCTCGTCCGCCGCGCCTGGCTCGCCCGACAGGCGCGACATCAGGTCCGGCAAACGGCGTGGCTGCAATCGGCGGACTACGCCTGGCAGCAGATCCCCGGGCAAATCGAAGGCAAACCCGCGCAATTGAGCGCCCTGTACCTGTGGCTCCGGCGCAGCCGCCAGGGCCTGAAGCTGACTGACCTCGGCCCACGCCTGCAAACCCTGTTGCGCGCCTGTTACGGCCGCACGCCGACCGAAGATCAGGCCCTGCGCCAGCTCAAGCAATCCTTGGCTACGCTGCAAAGTCAGGCCCAGCGTCACAAGGCCCCGGCGCCTCCCGCGTTACGGCCACTCAACCCCGTTCACGAGAAGGATTTCCCATGA
- a CDS encoding HAD family hydrolase, whose amino-acid sequence MTHPLSIRRRYGLTLLLTLALPLLAQATEPLPSWNDGPAKQSIIEFVQAVTDQSGKDFVKPAERIAVFDNDGTLWSEQPAYFELLFAFDEVKRTAPQHPEWKTTQPFKAVLENDHKALAAAGMDGILKIFGATHTGMTTEAFDDYAKTWLSQARHPKTGKPYTEMIFQPMLEMLDYLRGQQFKTYIVSGGDTAFMRAFAEKVYGIPPEQVIGTTFVTAYQLKDGQPSILRTAKLAHNDDGPGKPETIDAVIGRRPILAFGNSDGDLQMLQWTAAGPGKRFMGLVHHTDAKREWAYDRQSPVGKLDKALDEAKSRGWTIVDMAADWQRIYPFEATTEQVQ is encoded by the coding sequence ATGACGCACCCGCTATCGATCCGCCGCCGCTACGGGTTGACCCTGCTGCTGACCCTGGCCCTGCCGCTGCTGGCCCAGGCCACCGAACCGCTGCCTTCGTGGAACGACGGCCCGGCAAAGCAAAGCATCATCGAATTCGTGCAAGCGGTCACCGATCAAAGCGGCAAGGACTTCGTCAAACCCGCCGAACGCATCGCGGTGTTCGACAACGACGGCACCCTGTGGAGCGAGCAGCCAGCGTATTTCGAGTTGCTGTTCGCCTTCGACGAGGTCAAGCGCACCGCGCCGCAGCACCCGGAATGGAAAACCACCCAACCCTTCAAAGCCGTGCTGGAAAACGATCACAAAGCCCTGGCCGCTGCGGGCATGGACGGCATCCTGAAAATCTTCGGCGCGACCCACACCGGCATGACCACCGAAGCCTTCGACGACTACGCCAAGACCTGGCTGAGCCAGGCTCGCCATCCGAAAACCGGCAAGCCCTACACCGAGATGATCTTCCAGCCGATGCTGGAAATGCTCGACTACCTGCGCGGCCAGCAATTCAAGACCTACATCGTCTCCGGCGGCGACACCGCGTTCATGCGCGCCTTCGCCGAAAAGGTCTATGGCATCCCGCCGGAACAAGTGATCGGCACCACCTTCGTCACCGCCTACCAGCTCAAGGACGGCCAGCCATCGATCCTGCGCACCGCCAAACTGGCGCACAACGATGACGGCCCGGGCAAACCGGAGACCATCGACGCGGTGATTGGCCGACGCCCGATCCTGGCGTTCGGCAACTCCGACGGCGACCTGCAAATGCTGCAGTGGACTGCCGCCGGACCCGGCAAACGCTTCATGGGCCTGGTGCACCACACCGATGCCAAGCGCGAATGGGCCTACGACCGTCAATCCCCGGTCGGCAAGCTGGACAAGGCGCTGGACGAAGCAAAATCCCGTGGCTGGACTATCGTGGACATGGCTGCCGACTGGCAGCGGATCTACCCGTTCGAGGCCACCACCGAGCAAGTGCAATAA